From the genome of Flavobacteriales bacterium:
CTTGTCCTTGCAGTCATCTCCGAAGATGATGGTCTTATCATCCACTTTTCCCTTCAGGTCCTTGAGTTGCTTTTTCCAGGCCTTTTTCACCTCTTCCACGTCCGCTCCTTTGATGGAAACCGTGAGGCAATTGCGGTCTTTGCCATCGATGGTCACGGTTTTTTCTACCACCTCAATCTTTTTTTGTGCGAATGCGATGCTCGAAAACAGCACCAATGCAAGGGTCAAACTTCTCATGTTCTAATTCTTTGATGTTGCCATAAAGGAAATAAAAAACCCCGCAAATGCGGGGTTTGGGTGGGCCCACCTGGGCTTGAACCAGGGACCCCTTGATTATGAGTCAAGTGCTCTAACCAGCTGAGCTATAGGCCCGTGCCTTTCGGCTTTCCGTTCAAATTGAGCGGACGGCAAAAGTATATATTTGGCCGCTGCTGACCAACACGCTTCAAATGAACCCGAAAGACTATCCGAATATCATTTTTGACTTTGGAGGCGTGATCTTAAATCTCGACTATCAACGCACCATTGCGGCTTTTCAGGAATTGGGAATAAATGACTTTGAACAAAGCTATTCGCAGCTGAATCAGACCGATCTGTTTGACAGATTTGAACGTGGTGAAATCTCACCAGCAGCATTTCGAAATGGTCTGAGAACGGTTTTCAAAGATTCTATTCTGGATGAGGAATTGGATAGCGCGTGGAACGCCATGTTGCTCGACCTTCCAGCGAAGCGGCTTACTGTTTTAGAAAAGCTGCGTGCAGAAAAGCGCATCTCGTTGCTGAGCAATACGAATGAGATTCATATCGAGGCGTTTGAATCGTCACTAAAGCAAACGCACGGACTGGAAGACCTTTCTGGTTTTTTCGATCACGTGTACTACTCATGCCGAACGGGAATGCGGAAACCCGAAGCACGGATCTTTGAAATGGTTTTGAAGGAACAGAATTACAAACCGGAAGAAACGCTCTTTATTGATGATTCTCCACAACACATTGAAGGGGCGAGAAAGGTAGGTCTGAATGTTTACCACCTCAGAGCAGATCAAGGAGAAACGATTCTCGATCTATTCTGAGATCTCTTGGCAGAGCTCCATCAAAACGCCCGAAGTATCTTTTGGATGGACGAAACAGATGAGTTTATTGTCGGCACCGCGTTTCGGCTGCTCATTCAACAAGCGGAAACCATCGTTTCGCAAACGTTCCATTTCTGCACGGACGTCCTTTACCGCGTAAGCCACATGATGAATTCCCTCGCCTCGTTTCTCAATGAATTTGGCGATGGCACTTTCGGGAGACGTGGCCTGCAACAGCTCAATTTTATTGTTTGATGTTCGGAAAAACGCGGTGATCACATGTTCCGATGCCACTTCTTCCTGTTTGTAGCAAGTGGTGTTCAGCAGTTTTTCATAAATAGGAATAGACACGTTCAGGTCTTTTACTGCGATTCCGAGATGTTCAATGTGTTCCATGCTTGCAAAATAAAAAGGCCGCTCCGAATTCGGAGCGGCCTTCGTGTTATCAACAACTAAATTCTTATTTCTTGAACGTGGCGGTCTGAGTGCCGTAGTTCAGGTAGTAGGTGCCTTTCTCCAGGCCGCTCACATCCACACGCTTGCCCACACCTTTGGCCACTATGTTTCCGTAACCGTTGTAGATCTCGTAAAGCGTATTGTCTGAGAAATTGATCGCGTCATCTGCCCGTTTACCATCACCAGGTTGGAAGGTGATCTCAGGGGTCGGTGAATTCAACTTGGCTTCCGGAGAGTAACGCGGTTTGGCACGCTGGTCTTTCTGTTTTACGCGGAAACGGTTCTGGCCTGAATGAACGGTGGTCAGTTGAACCTCGTAATCGTTCTTCTCAGGATTTCCCTTTCCTTCAAACTCACCTACTTCCACCCATTTGTTCCAACGGAACTGCTCAATAATGTAAGGGAGTTTTCCTGTCTCGTTGGTGGTGGTCATTTCCAAAACTCCTGATTTGCTGATACCGATCAAACTCACATCGAATGTGCTCATCGGCTTCAGAACCTCTGGGTTCACTACGCGAGGTTTGCAATCGTCCTTGTGCGAAATGCGGATCTCAACAGGTGCGCCCAGTTCCAATTGGAAAAAGCTGAGGTCGATCTCAAATGCGCTTGAGTTGATCTCATCTGTGGTCACCTGTCCGTTCACTTTTACTTCGAACGTGCAGAAACCGACACCTTCTGATGCAAATGGATTCTGAACGTAAAGATTTCGCCCGTGGTAATTTCCCTCCAAAAGGATGGTTCCGGCCATGGCTGGCATTGTGCAAAGCAGCACGGCCACCGCAAGCAAGTGTTTTCTGAAGGTAAGGAATCTCGTCATCTTAGTGGAAAACATGTTAGTAACAGGCAATATTACAGGGTTGTAAAGATAATTCAAAACGAACGCAATTGGAATGTGCAGGAATTGGACGAATGGTCATATTGCTTGATTTCTTTCAGCGTAAACGCTAATCTTGTATAAACCGACCGCCATGAATCCACACAACTTCCGCGCCTTTGTACTGATAATTCTCGCTTCGGTTACATTTTCTTCGTGCGAAAAGGTGGAAAAGCCGCAAACCCAACGCACGGCCAAGGGCGATGTGGTCCTTGGCGGAACGTTGGCCGTGGCTCTCCCGAAGGGTGAAGTGACGCTGTTGCCCGCTCAGATCGTTGATGCGTCATCTTCCGAGATCGGGTTGCATCTGCACGGTTGTTTGGTGGCACTCGACCCGAAAACGCTGGAAGCGATTCCGTCCATTGCAGAGAGCTGGTCGGCCGATGAAAGTGGCACGTCTTATATTTTCTCTATTCGAAGAGACGTGAAATTCCACGCGAATGAGTGTTTCGGGAACGGGTCGCGGGATGTGACGGCCCATGATTTCGTGTACAGCTTCAAACAATTGTGTGCAAGTGATTCCAAGGCTTTCGGTAGCACATTCGCCAATCGCGTAGAAGGTGCCGATGTTTTTCATGCAGGAAGCGCGCCAGAAATTTCAGGCGTTCAGGCAATTGATGATTATACGTTGAGGATTGAGTTGATGAAACCCGATCCATCATTCCTTTTTGTGCTTGCACAGCCTTCAACAGCGGTTATTTCAGAAATCGCCATGGAGAAGTATGGTGCCGAAAGCAAAGTGGGAGCGGGCGCATTCATGTATGGCTCAGATGCCGATGGAATTGCCCTCGTTCGTAATCCGGAATACTTTGTCCAAGATGCGTTCGGCAACCGATTGCCCTACCTCGACACGCTCGTTTTCAGGGAAATTGCTGGAAAGGAAGCGCAGTTGGAAGCGTTCTTTGAAGGTAAGATCGATCTGGTCTCGGGACTTTATCTCGACCCGGTGCGTTCTATTCTGGAAACAAAAATGGACAGCTTTTCGGGCGAGCATCCTGCGTATATCATGGAACGCGAGTCGGAATCGGTCGGATTTGAATCGTACAGTATTTACCGCGCAGATCTGAAAG
Proteins encoded in this window:
- a CDS encoding HAD-IA family hydrolase, with translation MNPKDYPNIIFDFGGVILNLDYQRTIAAFQELGINDFEQSYSQLNQTDLFDRFERGEISPAAFRNGLRTVFKDSILDEELDSAWNAMLLDLPAKRLTVLEKLRAEKRISLLSNTNEIHIEAFESSLKQTHGLEDLSGFFDHVYYSCRTGMRKPEARIFEMVLKEQNYKPEETLFIDDSPQHIEGARKVGLNVYHLRADQGETILDLF
- the mce gene encoding methylmalonyl-CoA epimerase; this translates as MEHIEHLGIAVKDLNVSIPIYEKLLNTTCYKQEEVASEHVITAFFRTSNNKIELLQATSPESAIAKFIEKRGEGIHHVAYAVKDVRAEMERLRNDGFRLLNEQPKRGADNKLICFVHPKDTSGVLMELCQEISE